In one Plasmodium reichenowi strain SY57 chromosome 7, whole genome shotgun sequence genomic region, the following are encoded:
- a CDS encoding hypothetical protein (conserved Plasmodium protein, unknown function), which translates to MSIHISDEEAEVRNFDQKNKISSHEKNQIINNFIINYNMNKENEINQINEINEINQINEINQINEINEINQINEVNGSNQSVNRKKNMDTVYKNIINMSNNMTQMYNSMNNMSHNIINASHDMIEASGNINSHINDTNNQTNYMMSSHINNIENETNNMMTSQINILNQNPYIRSSHINTDHMNQLDNISSQTCPNINNNCTANYNDINNSYVNVLYFRKLKLNKKLFEKLKNKNIVIYLKYKDSTCTSEKIEITDPEINNLYLCFLVTEPFLENEKKIVKIYIKCFKDGKYKILSFGFVELNFIDFSEKFYRKKSYMLCYDKKNNKYIFGYFILILANQIKWKVCDNKVFYEYIKKSYFVSNRKNYDQQIFYICKKIQKKLLQSYYTNTTNPYRNLHNQALLKHFSVTHSCPGTFSLNTTKNKNSYDHYKNENDIETKNQNYLHDIKKSKSLIPLNLMKNDILYPQLSHDNYKIKSMIHNSYNIANYTTYKEKWEHENLYEMKKNNSIQEQNDMSMNFKGIENGTANFLSNHEGNEQINEYKNRYQRNNAYQSGEQNYNSKTLDIKQVTNEIEDIKSEQNNVYSNITENPFFNTDEYEINNSFNNIHEYNDTDKNEYIKNNVDNQEEESIEKNIFDNIICEKLQNILNNDIESFIQEIQFILEHLKKKIIKKNDYFLNQLKNDHVYEYNPELNSQNKNEHNEEYTLEEYINKSKYNNNVKNDIMSILQNCLNTTLLYIKCILKDTNINMQEKNIFAAYENIVKNIKQAVSHYVMENETFNHDILNTDILTRNKYIPLHTSLSKSRNSITNKNCKLTKIEIQENEMESDKEKYVGDYNKTSNVLKQKNNMNSYINSDETLSSSSLSSCSNESHKKIKLMSRQIEHFKMNSYINENISSAFKYYELKWKNKLAKIGAYI; encoded by the coding sequence atgagtATCCATATCAGTGATGAAGAAGCAGAAGTAAGAAATTTTgatcaaaaaaataaaataagtagtcatgaaaaaaatcaaaTCATAAACaactttattattaattataacatgaataaggaaaatgaaataaaccaaataaatgaaataaatgaaataaaccaaataaatgaaataaaccaaataaatgaaataaatgaaataaacCAAATAAATGAAGTAAATGGATCTAATCAAAGTgtaaatagaaaaaaaaatatggacacagtttataagaatattataaacatGTCAAACAACATGACCCAAATGTATAATAGTATGAACAACATGTCACACAATATAATCAATGCGTCACATGATATGATAGAGGCTTCAGGAAATATAAACAGTCATATAAATGACACGAATAATCaaacaaattatatgatgagcagtcatataaataatatcgagaatgaaacaaataatatgatgACTAGCCAAATAAACATCTTAAATCAGAATCCATATATTAGATCCAGTCACATAAACACTGACCATATGAACCAATTAGACAACATCAGTAGTCAGACATGCCctaatattaataataactGCACTGCAAATTACAACGATATAAACAACTCTTATGTGAATGTTCTATACTTtagaaaattaaaattaaataaaaagttgttcgaaaaattaaaaaataaaaatattgtaatatatttaaaatataaagatagCACGTGTACTAGtgaaaaaatagaaataacAGATCCTGAgattaataatttatatttatgctTTTTAGTTACAGAACCCTTTTTAGAAAACGAAAAGAAAATTGTTAAAATCTATATCAAATGTTTTAAAGATGgcaaatataaaatattatcttttGGATTTGTAgaattaaattttattgATTTTAGTGAAAAATTTTATAGGAAAAAAAGTTACATGTTATgttatgataaaaaaaataataaatatatttttggttatttcatattaatTCTAGCaaatcaaataaaatgGAAGGTATGTGATAATAAAgtattttatgaatatatcAAAAAGTCCTATTTTGTATCCAATCGAAAGAATTATGATCaacaaatattttatatatgtaaaaaaatacaaaaaaaattattacaatCATATTATACAAACACAACTAATCCTTATAGAAATTTACATAACCAAGCtttattaaaacattttaGTGTTACCCATAGTTGCCCAGGTACTTTTAGTCTGAATACTActaaaaacaaaaattcATACGATCATTACAAAAACGAAAATGATATAGAAAcaaaaaatcaaaattatcttcatgatattaaaaagtCTAAATCATTAATACCTTTGAATCTTAtgaaaaatgatatattatatccCCAATTATCTcatgataattataaaataaaaagcATGATACATAATAGTTATAATATTGCAAATTATACTacatataaagaaaaatgggaacatgaaaatttatatgaaatgaaaaaaaataattctaTTCAAGAGCAAAATGATATGTCAATGAATTTTAAAGGTATAGAAAATGGAACAGCAAATTTCTTATCAAATCATGAAGGAAATGAACAAATTAATGAATACAAAAACAGGTATCAAAGAAATAATGCTTATCAAAGTGGTgaacaaaattataattcCAAGACTCTTGATATAAAACAAGTCACAAATGAAATAGAAGATATTAAAAGTGAACAAAATAACGTATACTCAAATATAACAGAAAATCCCTTTTTTAATACCGATGAATatgaaattaataattcattcaataatatacatgaatataatgatacagataaaaatgaatatataaaaaataacgTAGATAACCAAGAAGAGGAATcaatagaaaaaaatatttttgataatattatatgtgaAAAGTTGCAGaacattttaaataatgatattgAAAGTTTTATACAAGAGATACAATTCATACTTGAAcatttaaagaaaaaaataataaaaaaaaatgattatttcttaaatcaattaaaaaatgatcatgtatatgaatataatcCAGAACTAAATTCCcaaaacaaaaatgaaCATAACGAAGAATATACATTAGAAgagtatataaataaatccaaatataataataatgtaaaaaatgatattatgAGTATATTACAAAATTGTTTAAATACCAccttattatatattaaatgtattttaaaagatactaatataaacatgcaagaaaaaaacatttttgcagcatatgaaaatatcgttaaaaatataaaacaagCTGTATCACATTATGTAATGGAAAATGAAACATTTAATcatgatatattaaatacGGATATATTAACTcgaaataaatatattcctTTACATACCTCTCTTTCAAAATCAAGAAACTCTATTACAAACAAAAATTGTaaattaacaaaaataGAAATTCAAGAAAATGAAATGGAATcagataaagaaaaatatgtaggtgattataataaaacatcAAATGTGTTAAAACAAAAGAATAACATGAATTCATACATTAATAGTGATGAAACATTAAGTTCATCATCACTATCAAGTTGTTCAAATGAATCtcacaaaaaaataaaacttATGAGTAGACAAATAGAACATTTCAAAATgaattcatatataaatgaaaatatatcaaGCGCTTTCAAATATTATGAACTCAAATGGAAGAATAAATTGGCAAAAATTGGggcatatatataa